From a single Rutidosis leptorrhynchoides isolate AG116_Rl617_1_P2 chromosome 5, CSIRO_AGI_Rlap_v1, whole genome shotgun sequence genomic region:
- the LOC139847383 gene encoding GTP-binding protein At3g49725, chloroplastic-like — MFRAISHKQPSIKSISQTLTQNPIFSIPNLHSQQHNHKHTNTGGEFHKDTDTPPRLFVIQPRFRPDSVLKPKLDEALNLANSLEEQRDGFYDSDFSKKDLPLHLVVQNPASRITRADTYFGPGTVDTIKCHLNAEDSRGGVDAVFVNANLTGIQQRNLEREWGKAVLDRVGLIIEIFHAHANTKEGKLQAELAALMYKRTRLVRVRGSGGRLTFGGTSEAEVVSARGKGSGGRGFISGAGETELQLQRRRIIERKVQLLNEIKEVRRTRALQRASRKRRVGSNSQHMPTVAIVGYTNAGKSTLVSALSDTFLYCDNRMFATVDPKVRSVILPSGKKVLLSDTVGFISDLPVQLVEAFHATLEEVVEADLLVHVLDSSAPNRDEQRASVLQVLQQIGVSTEKLINMIEVWNKIDSEDDKKSAVIQETEENLDDWLCCKDEVEWDDETASFVGFKTTEDKPNYDSTLPYVMDTDPNSRPEYSPHIKTSAKTRVGLQELLVAIDDKLKTKEEVVERTIVDGKWRPPQVHDTGVVVGG, encoded by the exons ATGTTTAGAGCCATTTCACACAAACAACCTTCAATCAAATCAATCTCTCAAACCCTCACACAAAATCCCATTTTTTCAATCCCTAATTTACACTCACAACAACACAATCACAAACATACAAATACTGGAGGTGAATTCCATAAAGATACAGATACCCCACCAAGATTGTTCGTTATTCAACCCAGATTTCGACCCGATTCCGTATTGAAACCCAAACTTGATGAAGCTCTTAACCTTGCAAATTCACTTGAAGAACAACGAGATGGGTTTTATGATTCCGATTTTTCCAAAAAAGATTTGCCCCTACATCTTGTTGTGCAAAACCCAGCTTCTAGAATCACAAGAGCAG ATACTTACTTTGGACCGGGAACTGTAGACACAATAAAATGCCATCTAAATGCTGAAGATTCTAGA GGTGGAGTAGATGCCGTGTTTGTGAATGCGAATCTAACTGGAATTCAACAGAGAAATTTAGAG CGGGAATGGGGGAAAGCTGTTCTAGATCGTGTAGGTCTCATTATCGAGATATTTCATGCTCATGCTAATACCAAAGAAGGAAAGTTGCAG GCTGAATTAGCTGCTCTAATGTACAAAAGAACCAGACTTGTTCGTGTACGTGGTAGTGGTGGACGTTTAACATTCGGTGGAACTAGTGAAGCTGAAGTTGTTAGTGCCCGAGG GAAAGGGAGTGGTGGACGAGGGTTTATTAGTGGTGCTGGAGAAACAGAACTTCAGCTTCAACGAAGAAG AATTATAGAACGAAAAGTTCAGTTGTTAAACGAAATAAAAGAGGTACGACGTACACGAGCTCTACAACGTGCTTCTCGCAAAAGACGTGTTGGGTCAAATAGTCAACATATGCCAACTGTTGCTATTGTTGGGTACACTAATGCG GGGAAATCGACATTAGTCAGCGCACTTTCAGATACCTTTCTCTATTGTGACAATCGGATGTTTGCAACTGTTGATCCGAAAGTACGAAGTGTTATTCTCCCATCAGG GAAAAAGGTACTCCTTAGTGACACTGTAGGATTTATATCGGACTTGCCCGTGCAG TTAGTTGAAGCGTTTCATGCTACTTTGGAAGAAGTTGTTGAAGCTGATCTTCTTGTG CATGTATTAGACTCCAGTGCACCTAATCGTGACGAGCAACGAGCGTCCGTGTTACAAGTTCTTCAACAAATTGGAGTGTCCACTGAAAAGCTTATAAACATGATTGAAGTTTGGAACAAG aTTGATAGTGAAGATGATAAAAAATCGGCTGTAATTCAAGAAACTGAAGAGAATTTAGATGATTGGCTTTGTTGTAAAGACGAGGTTGAATGGGATGATGAAACTGCTTCGTTTGTGGGATTTAAGACTACAGAGGATAAACCAAATTACGATTCTACCCTTCCGTATGTAATGGATACCGATCCAAATTCTCGGCCCGAATATAGCCCACATATTAAGACATCAGCGAAAACTAGAGTTGGGTTGCAAGAGTTGTTAGTCGCCATTGATGATAAGTTAAAGACCAAAGAAGAAGTTGTGGAGAGGACTATAGTTGATGGTAAATGGCGACCACCGCAGGTGCATGATACAGGTGTTGTAGTTGGGGGCTAG